The Runella slithyformis DSM 19594 genome segment CCTTAAAAATCCCCGAGAGAGTATCAGCATTGGCCTCTTCGATGGCATCGAGAGCTTTATTGAGCATCTGCCCAATGTTGTTTTGGAGATGCTTAACGGGCGGGTACTGTACACCATTTTCGTCGGTAAAGCCCTCGTGCCAACGGGCACGTTTGGGTACAAAAAACGTATCGCCGTAGGTGGTTTTTTCTTCGAGGATAATTTCTAAGGTCTCGGTGTCGAGGTGTTTGTAGTCATTTTTACGTAACAGCGCTCTTTTTTGGTCGAACACGTCCGACATCCGTTTGATAAAGAGCATTCCGAAAATGTATTCCTTGTACTCGGCAGCGTCCATTTTTCCCCTCAAATCGTCGGCCACATCCATGAGTAGCTTTTCGAGTTGGGAGAGTTTTATTTTTTCAGTTTTCATCAATGAGGGTTGGTACCAGTGTAAAATGTAGGGCTATCTTGAATGGGATTCTGCCGCCAAAGATAAGATAGAGAATTTGTCTAAAAAAAGTGTCCATGCCTTCGATGGTTGAAAGACATGGACGAAACAGAAGAGAACCCTTTGGCTTTGTTTAGAAGTAACTCGAAATTCCTAATTGAAATGCTCCCGTTTGGGCACTTCTTAGTGCCAACTGTTAAATACAGTGAAAGTGAGCCATAGATTGTTTTCGAGTGTTTTTGTTGCTACTCCATAATTGTATTGAGTTAAAGCTGTTTTCTTTGAATCCGATAGGCATTCAAAATAGCCAATAAAGCCACACCCACATCGGCAAAAACGGCCTCCCAAAGGGTAGCAATGCCTCCTGCCCCCAACAACATAACAGCGACTTTCACACCCATCGCCAGTGAAATATTTTGCCAAACAACAGATTTAGTGATTTTTCCGATTTTAATAGCTGAAACGATTTTGTGTGGCTGGTCATTCTGAATCACAATGTCAGCAGTTTCAATTGTAGCGTCCGAACCCATGCCTCCCATGGCGATTCCTGCATCGGCGAGGGCTACCACAGGAGCATCGTTCACACCATCACCAACAAAAGCAATCTTTTTGTCTTGATTTTTGAGTTCTTGCACTTTTTCTACCTTGCCTTCGGGCAATAAATCGCCATAAGCATTTGAAATACCCAACTTTTGAGCTACCTGTTGTACAACCGCCGACTTATCGCCCGACAGCATAATAGTTTCAATACCCAATGCCTTCAAATCTACCACGGTTTGAGCAGCATCGTCTTTTACTTCGTCAGCAATGGTGATATGGCCAGCATAGTGATTATCAATGGCTACCACTACAACGGTTTCTACAATTTGCGCTAATTCGGCAGGGTACGAAACATTGAACTTCTGTAACAGTTTCAAGTTGCCGGCCAACACTGTTTTACCGTTAACAACTCCTTTTAAGCCATGACCTGATATTTCTTCTACGGCTTCGACTACCAAATCTTGCCAGTTTGTTTTTTGTATATTGGCATATTCCACCAGAGCCTTGGCTACGGGATGTGTTGAGGCACTTTCCAATGCGGCGGCAATCTGAATGAATAGGGCTACATCACTTTTCGTTTCAACTGTTTGTACCTTGAAAACCCCCTTGGTTAGTGTTCCCGTTTTGTCTGAAACGATTGTATTGAGTTCGGTCATTACGTCCAGAAAATTGGAACCTTTGACCAAAATACCATTGCGGGAAGCCAAACCAATGCCTCCAAAATAGCCCAATGGAATCGAAACCGTTAGCGCACATGGGCAAGCGATGACCAGAAACACCATACCCCGATATAGCCACTCATTGAACGAATAATCATTTGCAAAAAAGTAAGGAATCAGGGTAATTGCCAATGCCAAGCCAAATACAATAGGTGTGTAGATTTTGGCTAAACGGGTGATTAATAGCTGTGTAGGAGCTTTTCGGGCGGTGGCATCCTGCACCATTTCCAAGATGCGAGAGAGTTTGGAGTCCTTAAAAGCAGTCGTTACTTTCAATTCGATGACTTTGTCCAAGTTAATCATTCCTGCCAAAACAGCTTCACCCGTGCGCTTGGTGTCGGGGCGAGATTCGCCAGTGAGAGCTGCCGTGTTGAAACTGGCGTTGTCGGTCAATAAGGTGCTGTCTAAGGCCACTTTTTCGCCTGGCTTCACCAAAATGCTTTCCCCAATTTGTACTTCTGACGGCCCAACGCTCTGTTGCTTTCCATTGCGTAGTACCGTTACAGTATCGGGACGCACATCTAATAAGGCTTTGATAGAACGCTTGGAGCGATTAACGGCCAAATCCTGAAACAGTTCACCGATTTCGTAGAAAATCATCACAGCTACGCCTTCGCTGTATTCGCCAATGTAAAACGCACCCAACGTGGCAATGGACATCAACGTAAATTCGTTGAAAAAATCACCCCGCCGCAACGATCGAAAAGCTCGTTCGAGGGTGTTATAGCCTGCTAATAGATAAGCGATTCCCATCAAACCAATTTCAATTGGCTTAGAAACCTCCACCTTAAAAAGTTGCGTAATGGCGACAAACCCCAACAGAATTGTCAAACTCAACCACAGTCGCCAACGACTTTTCAACAGGCTTTCTTCACCTGATTCTTCCTCGTGGTCGTGTCCGTCATTATCGCTATGTTTTGGCATTTGCACTTCTATCGGCTTGTCGCAGCAATCATCTGTTATATAATTTTTATGCTTTTGCACTTTCTTTTCCATGAAAAATAATCAGTTAGAATTCGATAAAGAAATTGAGAATGGCTAACCCAAGGAGTGTTAGCCCCGTTATGAGGTTTTCGTTATGCTCAAACCAGTGGGTATTAATGAGTCGAAGTCCACGTCCTGCTACCCAGACCATCATAAGCATTCCAGCGAGTGTGACTACATTATAGATAAGTGTCACCAAACCCAACGCTTGCCAGCCCAATGCCCCTGCACTCAGGAAATAAGCGTTGATTTCCATACAAGGCGACAGAAACATACCGATACAAAGCGAAAACAGAAGACCTTTGAATGATTTTCCTTTTTGTTTTTGGGTATCAATGTGTTCGTGGGCATGTTGATGCCGTAGGTGTTGCATTAGATACCATAAGCCCAGCATTAACAATATGGCGGGAATCACGCTTTCAGCAAGTTCATGGTATTTTTCGGCTAATTCGTAGCCAGCCAAGCCTACAATTAGTCCCAAGATAGTGGTGCTAATCGTGTGGGCAAGACCTGCCAATGCCGTAACGGTGAGTGTGCGCATTTCTGTCCATCGTTCTGTTTTGCCAATCGTAACAAAGGGCAACCAGTGGCTGGGAATTAGTGCGTGTAAAATGCTCAGTATCAATGAGCCGATGAGGATTTGGGTCATTTATTTGATGAATTTAATAAAAGAGGCGACCAATAGGGGTTACTCAATGCCCATGCTCATCACCACCCTCAGCGTTGGCAATGGACGATTGTAGATAATAAGCCCCCTTTGTAACGATTTTTGCACCCGCTGGAATTTCTTCCAAGGGTGTAACCTGAACATACCCTAATTGAGTAGTACCTGTTTTTACTTCAATTCGCTTAAAATGAACGCCTGTATCTTCTTCATGCGCTTTCTCGCTTGTACTATGTTCATATTTTTCTTCTGCCTCGTGAATAAAAATAAATTCTTTGCCTTCGGCTTTTACAATGGCTTCCACGGGCAGGGTATTCACATCGCTATTGCCAATATCAATCAAGGCATTGACATACATTCCGGGTATTAAACCGATAGTCTTATTGTAAATGTTCGCACGGACAGCTACCGATTTGGTTTGTTTCTGAAAGGCTTTACCAATGCTAAAAATATTGCCGATAATCTCCTTATTGCCCTGATTAGTGAGTACAAAGCGAAAACTTTGCCCAACTTTTATTTTAAATAGGTCTTTTTCGTAAACCAATAATTCAACATACATCTCTGAATTATCTACAATCGAAAATAAGGAAGTATTAGCCGAAATGTTACTGCCTATTTTTACATTGATGGCGGTGATATGTCCAGAAATTGGGGCAGTAATGGCAATCGTGTTGGAGTTGCCATTACCGCTAAGGAGTAGGTTCTGGTCTAAAATCTCAATTTGCTGTTGGGTTATTTTGATTTTGTTATTCACCAAATCAAGTTCTGAACTGACTTTTTGAAACGTTTTTTTAGCCGTGACATTTTCATCACTCAATTCTTTTTGGCGGGCATAATCTAAATCCAAAAACTCCTTATTCACTCTTGCCTGTTGTAATTCTTCTGTCAATTTTGCTTTTTCAAGGCGGAGGTTATTAAACTCCATACTCTGAAATGTGGCAAGGGACTGGCCTTTCTTTACATACTGCCCTTCAATCACGGCAATTGTTTTGACGATTCCACCCATAAAAACCGACACCTCCGCTTGATTTTGGGGAGGCAATTGGGTATAGCCATTGGTCGTGATTACTTCGCTGAGGTTTTTCTTTTCAAAATTTCCGAAAATAATTTGTGCTGCTTTTACTTGGGCTGGTGTAAGTTCTACCACTCCTTTTGCGTCGTGGTGGTGTTCTTCGGCTTGGGCGGTTTCCACTTTTTTGTCGCAAGAGGAAAGAAGCAAAAAGCAAAAAGCAAAGGCCGTGCTTACCGAAAAAATATTTTTTATATGGAATTTCATTGTTTCAAAAATTTAGTTGTTCAACAAATACTGAATATTGATGAGGTTCTGGTTCAGATTATGAATGGCTTGCAAGTAATTCCGTTGAATACTCAACACCGTTTCTAATCCTTGCAGGTACTCTACATAACCCGCTTCGCCACTCTGGTAAGCCTTTGTAGCATTTTTAGTGATGATTTCGGCATTGGGCAAAGCCGTTTGAACATAATAATCAAGCAGAGCCTGATTAACCCTTTGCTCTTGAATTTGCTGCAAAAGTTGGCTATTGAGTTGATTTTTGAGGTATTCAGCATTTTTTTGTTGGATCTGAATATCCGTTTCTGATGCTTTGATACGTGCTTTGGAAGCTCCCCCGAAAATCGGTACACCTATACCCAATGTTAGTCCGTGAAAACGGGGTACGCCGTTGTAATAAACCGCTTTGTCGCCAACTTGCTGACTTCCTGTGAGCGATTGCAGAAAATAGCCTGCTGAAAAATCAGGTTTTCGCAAGGCTTTCTCCACTTTATTGCTTGCCGAGGCTATTTCAATTTGTTGCAACGCCATTTGTAGCATCGGGTTTTGATTGATAAGCGTCGAATCGCTACTGAGGAGTTTTGAGGGCAAAAATTCATTTTCGGCAAGTATAAAGTCGGTATTCAGATTCAAAATGCTTTCCAATTTGATTTTTTCACCCAAAATCAAGCCTTCGTTTTGATTTTTAATTTGCACCAACTCCTGTTGTTTGGTTTCGGCAGTGGTTTTTTCTAACAGATTACTCTCACCTGTTTTGAATTTAAGGTTTGCCGCTTTGACGAATGTTTGTAAATATTCATCTTGCTTTTGAAGTAATTGATTCAAGGCAGTCAGATACAAAATGGTATTCCAAGACTGCCGAATCTGAAAGGCAATGTCATATTTGGTAGCCAACAATTTTAGTTCGCTACCTTTGACGTATTCTTTAATTAAACCTCGTTTGGCTTGAAACTGAAAAGGACTAAATCCTTGCGAAATGCTAAAATTTTGGTCGAAACTACGGGTATTATATTGCCCAAGCATGGCGTTAATATTGGTTTTGGGCAATTCGACCGCCGTCGGTTTTAGCTGATTTTGTAGCTTGACAGC includes the following:
- a CDS encoding efflux RND transporter periplasmic adaptor subunit, with the translated sequence MKFHIKNIFSVSTAFAFCFLLLSSCDKKVETAQAEEHHHDAKGVVELTPAQVKAAQIIFGNFEKKNLSEVITTNGYTQLPPQNQAEVSVFMGGIVKTIAVIEGQYVKKGQSLATFQSMEFNNLRLEKAKLTEELQQARVNKEFLDLDYARQKELSDENVTAKKTFQKVSSELDLVNNKIKITQQQIEILDQNLLLSGNGNSNTIAITAPISGHITAINVKIGSNISANTSLFSIVDNSEMYVELLVYEKDLFKIKVGQSFRFVLTNQGNKEIIGNIFSIGKAFQKQTKSVAVRANIYNKTIGLIPGMYVNALIDIGNSDVNTLPVEAIVKAEGKEFIFIHEAEEKYEHSTSEKAHEEDTGVHFKRIEVKTGTTQLGYVQVTPLEEIPAGAKIVTKGAYYLQSSIANAEGGDEHGH
- a CDS encoding heavy metal translocating P-type ATPase — encoded protein: MEKKVQKHKNYITDDCCDKPIEVQMPKHSDNDGHDHEEESGEESLLKSRWRLWLSLTILLGFVAITQLFKVEVSKPIEIGLMGIAYLLAGYNTLERAFRSLRRGDFFNEFTLMSIATLGAFYIGEYSEGVAVMIFYEIGELFQDLAVNRSKRSIKALLDVRPDTVTVLRNGKQQSVGPSEVQIGESILVKPGEKVALDSTLLTDNASFNTAALTGESRPDTKRTGEAVLAGMINLDKVIELKVTTAFKDSKLSRILEMVQDATARKAPTQLLITRLAKIYTPIVFGLALAITLIPYFFANDYSFNEWLYRGMVFLVIACPCALTVSIPLGYFGGIGLASRNGILVKGSNFLDVMTELNTIVSDKTGTLTKGVFKVQTVETKSDVALFIQIAAALESASTHPVAKALVEYANIQKTNWQDLVVEAVEEISGHGLKGVVNGKTVLAGNLKLLQKFNVSYPAELAQIVETVVVVAIDNHYAGHITIADEVKDDAAQTVVDLKALGIETIMLSGDKSAVVQQVAQKLGISNAYGDLLPEGKVEKVQELKNQDKKIAFVGDGVNDAPVVALADAGIAMGGMGSDATIETADIVIQNDQPHKIVSAIKIGKITKSVVWQNISLAMGVKVAVMLLGAGGIATLWEAVFADVGVALLAILNAYRIQRKQL